In Suricata suricatta isolate VVHF042 chromosome X, meerkat_22Aug2017_6uvM2_HiC, whole genome shotgun sequence, the DNA window GCCTGCATCCTTCCCCCGGTTCTTTTCCCAGTGCAGTTGAACACGCCACACAAACTGTGTTTTAGGCACACGATCCCCAGGGAGTTTCTGAGAAATAGAAGTTATAGACACACAACATGGGTATGCTCAGAAGCCACTGTGCTAGCAATCTTTGCTCTGGCCTCGAAGAGAGACCTCCCACCACATTCAAGTTCATTTTAGTCAGTTGTGTGTAATTTGGCACACTCCAAGTGAGGGCTAGATTTTAAATGgagctgaaataaatgaaaagagacgTGGTTTGGATGGAAGGACAGTTGGAGGGAGTTGGTTCTTGACACAAAGGACACTTAAGTTCCACCTAAGTGGGGAAGACTCTCCCCAACATGCAAGAAATAACATGTCCTGAAAAGTGTGCATAGTTAAGTACTTTAGCTTTACTTGCTATGCATCTTGGTGGCTGATTTGTTGTGCTGTCTCATAGGTTGCTGCACATTCTCTGATATCTCTTGGATTAAAAAATTACAGAGCAGATTTTTAGTAAAGTCTGGGGTCAAAAAAGTAATTATCATAActgcaaattattaaaaatggaatacaTGCCAGACATGCGCCAAGTGGTTTCGTACATCATACACACCCCAGGAGAGCAGGGCCTCTCTTGCTCATTTCACAGAAAAGACTTAAAGAGCTTTGCAATTTTCTTGACTTCACCTGGCTCAAATGTCAGATGTGGGACTACACTTCTGGTCTGACTTCATTTAGAGTTCCTCACTGTTCCACTCCTTcttgaaaaaagcaaatattttgtcTCTTAATTCATTTTGACTCTCACTACACCACAATGTCTCTCACGAAATTGAAATGAAGGACCCTGTTGCCAATGTATTAAGCCCAggtgtaaaaaagaagaaaatgagaattaaaaaccATTTCAGGAGAGGATGTGAGCTTAATTTACCCAGGGTTCTCCTGCTTCTACCCCCAGGGTTCCTTGGGAGCTGACTCCACCCAGGTCCCAGCACTTGGGACCAGTTCCAGTATTCCTAAATTACATCATTCTTTCCCTGGATCTTCCCAATATGTCCTCATGTCAAAATCTGTATCCTAACCACCTGTCTAACTTCCTTTTGTAAGGCCACATTCTGTTCCCAGTcggaacagaaagcccagaattACGTGCTTTTCCCCTAACTTAGAGCATTCCAAACTCCCGAAGGTGTCCCCTGTTTGCCCCATTCCTGAAATCCCTCTGAGATAACAGCAATCCCATACACTTTGGTTGTTTACTTTGGCAGTGAAGTTTAGACTGCACATCTGCTCTGTGTGCTTCTTTCTCACTCAAAGTTTTTAACAAATTAGAAATGAGCAGTCTGATTTGGCACAGAATCTACTGATTCTTGAAAGATAACCCTGATGTTACAGAAGGCAgaagtttgagagagacagaggaagcatgaccaggagaaggacagagagaatcttaagcaggctccatggtgtcagcccAGAAcgtgatgctgggctcaaacccatgaaactgcaagatcatgacctgagctgaaaccaagagtcagatacttgactaactgaaccacccatgtacCCCTAGAGGAGTTTTTAGAAAGCAGATGAGATTAGTAAGACAAAAGCACTTAATCTGATAAATATTTGAGACTGGCCAGTGAATCCATATACTGATGAGTGAGCTTAACTGAGTGGTCAGGAACCAAAGCGTCTCTTGTAAGTGGTAGATAAGAAAGGCCTAAAGAAATCACTATATAGCAACCATTGGCAGAAGCTGGATTCCTAAAAATTCAGGTGTCCTTCCAGGAGGATATGGTAATTTTCAATTGCCAGCAAACAAATTGCCATAAATCAATgcacttaaaacaacacacatttattatctcacatttctATAAGTAATACATATGAGTTGACTGTGCTGTTTTCTTTGTTCAGGGTTACACAAAGCCTAAATCAAGGTGTCAGTCTGGATTCTTATTGGGAGATACTAAGAAGAATCTCATTACACACTTGCACAGGTTGATTTCAGAATCGAGTTCTATGAGGAATTCAGTTCTTTGTAATGATAAGACCTAGGCCCCTTTTCCTTGCTGACTGTCAACTGTAGCTGCCATAGCTCCTCAAGGCCTCCTGCCACTGCTTGCAAATGGGCCCCTACTTCAGAAACAGCATGTTGACTCTGTCTCATGTGTAAATTCTCCTACTCCCACTTTGCTGCATCTCTCTTCTGCATCTGGCCAAACAAAAGTCCTCCGCTTATAAGGGCTCATGTCATTAGATTGAGCCCACTCAGGTAATATGATATAATATCCCTATTTGAAAGTCCATTCCTCAATTTTAATGACATATGCAAAGTGCCTTTGACTATGTAACATAACATATTCACAAGTTTCAGGGATAAGGGTATGGGCATCTTTGTGGAACAATTATTCAGCCCACCACCAAGACAAAATATCTCCCTGGCAGACACACTAgttttcataagaaaagaaaaagacttcatCAGCATATTCTGACTCTTGTCTCTATCTGCCTTGGAGGAAAATCCTAATTTTTCACTGTGTTTAAAGATACCTGAACAAGTGTTCAGCCATATTCTTCAGGTAGTGGAGAACAGAGACTCAAAAGTTAGAGGCTTTCCATGCAGCAAAAGGAATCAGAAAATTCTTAGTGTATTGAGATTATAATGTTACTATAATCTGTGGTCAGTGTATAAAGGGGTTCTACAGTGAAAAAGGGTGACATCTGCCTGCTGAGATTATATCCAGTGTCCGTTAGAAAATTTGTGTGATCCTGTATTTGAAAACACTCATCACACATGGGCACTAGAAAAAGTCATTGAACTGCAATGAAATTTGATCTCAGAAAATCCTCCACAAATAAAGAGGGCTAATGCCATAGCAAATTGTAATAGTGCACTTTTCTGAGTACCTATTATGTAACAGTTAATGAGAAGGTCTGCAGATGCTCAGTTACTTCATGTCTTGTTCTCTATCTTTGGAGGCTACTTACCAGTCTAATAGTAGTTAGGAAGGGTTAAGTGACTATCCTTGACACTGAAGTATGAGCAGAGGCATGCCTCTCACCTCCAGACAAAGGTATTTCAGACTAGTATGCCACCTGcacactttttgttttattgagcaGCAAACATACAGAGCCTGTGTTGACTTGTGGAAGTTTATGTCGGGCTCACCCAACAGTGGAGACACCCTGTCAATGCTCATCAAATGTTATGTacctaagaaataaaatgtcatgtgAAGCAATTCTAAATCACATCTTCCCATTATATCTCATAAACACTTTATCTGAATAATACACAGATACTATTTCTgttctcttatttaaatattttaatttcaaagaaaatagggcaaaaacttttaataataggGTGAGATTATAATTCTGCTTCCTTACTATGTTCCTCCAAATTTTATCCCATCCCAGAGGTAGCTGCATTAAAAAATCTGGTGTGTAATAGTTTAAGATTTATTCTAGGCctatttttacatatgtgtatTGGAAAAGTACaccatgagttttaaaaaaatacacgtATAACAGCGTACATATCATTTTGCTTCTTGCCCTTgtcactgaataaaataaatgcaggaTCTTTCTGAGATAGCACAAATAGATCCACTTCACCCTGTTAACTACTCCCtagaattctaaaatgtgtatgtgcCATAATTAATTTAATGATTCTCCTCTTGATGGACACAAAAGTTGTTCCTCATGTGTTGCTATGATTAAGAGAACTGATATCAACATCATTGAACAACAATTCTTGGGCAAATGTGGATGTTTTGTTATGGAGAGAAATAGAATAGTGCAATTAAAGTGGAAAGTATCTGATGACAGTAAGTTTTTACACATATTATTGATATTCTATTCTAATAAGGCTATACataccaaattatttttcatataattatgTATGTGAATAAATTAGGCTGTCATTGACATTTTActttatcaactttttaaattttagtcaacTTTTGATCAAAAAATATTATCTCACTGcaagtttaatttgtatttccctattttataaacagagtaagcagaaaatttatttaatcattcaccCATATAAAGCAGGATTTCTGCCGTATAGATGTAGTACTAGGATTCTTCTGGGTGCAGAGTTTAAAATTCTACATCCAGAagattttcccctttcctttgaaAACATAGGATTTGTCAGAATGACCAGGTACCAGGAAATGGTCCTGGACAGGGAAACATCAATAAGTGAGGAATATCAAGAAGACCAGGGATGCAAGAAGTAGAGCAATTTCCAGAATCCATGAGAGAGCACAGGGCAGCGGGCAGTCAGGGGTTTGAAGGTTGGCTTCAGCAAAAATCAAAAAGGTGCCAGAAGGAGAGAACGTGGAGAATCAGGTGGAGGGTACCAGACAGCTGGATTGGCTAGGGAAGCTGAATCTTCACTGCCAGCCCGAAGTTGTAGAGTGATGTGATGGGTAGATCTGATGGATGGAAGGACCAGAGGCACGCCCGATAGCCCCCTCACTTCTGCCCACCGTCAGGCAGCATATAGCTGGCTTCCCCTGTGTCACCCACCAAGTAATGTTACTGATGGAATCTGGGAGAGCTACATCTCTTCACTACTCTAATCGTTCCATGCATCCTTGCCAGTGTACCAGAGCTCTGAGTGGTCTTGATGCCTGATGGACAAGGCTAATTCTTCCCCTATGCATGTGGCCCTCCTGCCACTGAGATTGAGACTCTGCAAGTGGCTGGGCTTGGTTGGTGattcagaatggttaaaataggGCAAGTATTACCAATGAGTGCTGGAAAGAGGTGTGCAGCTACAGGGAGGGGCAACTGGAGGGGGAGTTTGCTGAGGCTCATTACCCCAGTGACTCTGGGAATAAAGGGCTGCGTGTAGAGCTGTCTTGATAAATAACTCAGGTGTTATCCCCAGCTTCCTGACTTCTTTGTACACCAGAGGGCAGATGTACTCTGGCTGTGTCCCGTGGTCTTTGTTGCTACCAGATGCTGATTGGAGTAGGAGGTGTGTCCACAATGGAAACACCTACAGGTGGATGGAGAAGGACTATAGTTGGTATAGTTTCTTATTAAGTTGACTGGTAGTGACAGATACATTGTGGAGTCCAAAGCTACATTTCTTGTGTAATAACTCACATTTGACtgaatcaaaactaaaaaaacaaaacaaaaacaaggtctGTGCTAGCCACTCTCAAAATCATCACATGATCTGTAGTAAACataagaaaatctaaaattttgAAGTGAGGACAGTGGATCTACCTGTCAAACTCAGGCCAGCAGACAGAGGAATCCCAGGCCCTAACAGAAGGAAAGGTGAGGTCTCTGAATGAGATCAGAGAGAACAATCCATCCCAGAATGGGAGATGCTGCCACACACATCCCATCCCTGTTGTCAGCCTTGGGAAATTCCAGAAAGGGGTGGATGGAAATGGCTTCCCTTGAATTCTGTCTCCGGTGTCTCAAAGAAATGAACATCTTGATCTGTGGTGGACAGTGTCAGGTTAGCAGAAGGAAGAGTCCAATCTCTGCCTGGAGTTTAGACAAGGTCCTTGATTGAGTTTAACAGAATCCTCACTCCAGGAGAGAGTAGACGCCCACAGAGTCTCATCTGTGCTTATAGTTCTAGCAAGCTCTGTGCAGGGATTGCCTAAATAATGTCCTCTGAATTTCCTCACTGGAGACTCAGGGACTTGAAGGCATTTGGACCTGGGTGTGGCCTCAAGGCTACAGAGAGTGAGGTCCCAGGCAGTAACAGAAGTAAAGGCAGGGACTCGGTCTGATTTCTGTGAGAACTGCCCACACCAACAGATGGGCAGCACAGTGGCCTGCTTCTGGTATCAGCCCAGGGAGGTCCCAGTATACTTGTGATGAGGCTCAGAAGCTCTTTCACTTCACCTTCTAGAAACTGGAGAGTGACCTGGGTAGGGCCTCAGGTTAGTACTAACAAGGGGAAGATATCTAGGATGaatcagaagtaaaaataattaattaattaaaaaatttttgaaacccTACATGACAGAAAACACCACCATTGAGAGACCCCAGGCAAAGCTGGCCAGAAATGATACACTCTGATAGCCACCTTGGGGTCTCAGGGAAGTGAAGGCATTGATCTGAGGGCAGTGGTGTGACATGTCCACTGGAGGAGGACCTGTGGGCTCTGCTGGAATTAAGGTAAAGATCCTGAGTTAGGTGTGATGGTACTGACCATTCCAGACTGGGGAAGCTCCTCCCAGAGAGACCCGACCCTATCAGCCCTAATAGAATCCAAGCAGGAATAGGTGGTCTGATGTAGCAAACTCTGAGAAACTACTAAATTTCCCAAGGGGACTGATGGGGGTGAAGGTGTCAGCTTCAGAGCAGTAGAAGAACAGGTCTCAGGCCCTAACAGATGTAAAGATAAAGACTCCAATATTTGAGGGAGCTACCTCACCCCAACAGAACAAAGGAGGCCTTACAGAGCACCACCGCTACTATCAGACCTGGGAAGTCCCATGTGGGGATTTAAGAATTTAATGAACCCTGACTTCTGCCTCAGGTGTCTGAAGGAAGCAATAGCTTTCATGTTATTGGGCAGTATTAGGGCAGTCAAGGGAAGAGCTCCAGGCCCTGCCTAGAATTAAGGGAAAGACTGTGAATTAGGTGTAAGGGGACCAGCTACTCCAGATTAGAGGGGTTCCCAGTCAGTTCTGCCCCTGCTATCTGCCTTGATAGAACCTAGCCAGGAAGTGTTTGACATATGGATGTCTGACTGCCTTCTAACCTTCCCCAGAGGGGAAATGAGGTGGTTGAGGTAACCGGAACAGGCTGTCAACTTCAGATCAGAAGGGGAAACAGTCTCAGGCTCTAAAGGGAGTAAAGGGAAGAACTCTGAGCGACATCTGAGGGAACCACCTACTCCAGAACATAGGGGACTTGCAGAACCCTGCCCATACTTTCTATTCCAGAGGTTGCGGGTTAGGTTGGATTAATGTAAAGCATCCTGACTTCTGTATCTAATCTCAGAGGCAGTGGATACTTTAGACTAGGAGGACATAGGTGTTAGGTTAGGGGAGGGAGGCTCCCAGGCCCTGCCACAGTAGGGTGAAGACAGTGAATGGTGTGAAGACAGTGAATGAGGTCTAAGGGAAAAACCCACTCCTAACAAAGCATACCTCACAAAGCCCCACCACTGAGGTCATCCCTGGGAGGCCTTGGTAAGGATGTGAGGCTGAGACCCCCCCTCATACCTGTGGGGAGTCAGGAAGATGAAATCTTTTCTCAGCAGGCAGGATCAGTGTCATTAAAAGGAGGGACTCACGCTTTTCCAGCTTGAGTAAGGACTGAGAACCCTAATTACTCTAGAATGGAAAGGATCCCCAGAGCTCTGCCTGCGCTTTCTTCCCTGTGCATTCCCGGGCAGGTGTAGTAAGATGAAGTTCCCCTCAGTTCCTCCTCTGAGGTCTCAGAGTAGTGAGGGCTTTTAGATGAGGGGTCAGCCTCTGAAAAGCAGAGCATGGGGACCTCAGGTCATGCCCAAAGTAAAGTGATGACCCTTATAGTGAATTGAAATGCTCCGTAACTCAGAGCAACTGCTCTAAGCCTCAGTGAGCTCCACATGGATGTGTAGGTAGGAGCTAAGGTCCACAGGTCCTCAGGGAAGAGGCAATCAGAGAATAGGAGCCTTGTGGGTTCACCAAGAAGTGCCCTCAAAGAAGCCTGCAGAATTGACCTTCGATAAAGCCACAGCTATATTTCTTTGTTGAAGGGGCTGAACAATGTCACCCTTTCCCTTTCAGATCACTGAGCCTTCTGCCCGTTTGCCTGCTGCCTTTCAAAAATCATCATGCCCCGGGGTCAGAAGAGTAAGCTCCGAGCCCGTGACAAACATCGCCAGGCTCCAGAAAAGCCCCAGGATCTGGTGAGTGCTCAGGCCACCACAGCAGTGGGAGAAGTTTTCTGCTCTCCTCATTTCAACAGCTCAGCTGCTGCTGGGTCATATCACAGTCCCCAGGAGCCTCAGAGAGCCACAGCCACCATCACTACTGCTCTGGCTGTTTCACACACAAGATCAAATGAAGGTGTCAACAACCAAGGGGAGGAAAGGCCAAGATCCTCCAAGGCCCATTCCACCACTGTGCCCTTTCAGAGAGACCCACTCGTTGAGAAGGTGGTTTTGTTGGTGCATTACCTGCTGCacaaatatcaaaagaaagagCTCATTACCAAGGCAGGAATGCTGAGAAATGTAATCCAAATGAATAGGAAGCAGTTCCATGAGATCCTCAAGAGAGCCTCTGAGCACTTGGAGCTGGTTTTTGGTCTTGACTTGAAGGAAGTAGATCCCAAACGGCACATCTATGTCCTTGTGAACAAACTGGAACCAAGTTATGATGCAGTATCGAGTGATTATGATGGTGTGCCCAAGACAGGCTTGTTAATGATTGTTCTGGGTGTGATCTTCACAGAGAGCAACTGTGCCAGTGAGGAGCAA includes these proteins:
- the LOC115283971 gene encoding melanoma-associated antigen B10-like, encoding MPRGQKSKLRARDKHRQAPEKPQDLVSAQATTAVGEVFCSPHFNSSAAAGSYHSPQEPQRATATITTALAVSHTRSNEGVNNQGEERPRSSKAHSTTVPFQRDPLVEKVVLLVHYLLHKYQKKELITKAGMLRNVIQMNRKQFHEILKRASEHLELVFGLDLKEVDPKRHIYVLVNKLEPSYDAVSSDYDGVPKTGLLMIVLGVIFTESNCASEEQVWKTLNAIGLYEGREHFIFGEPRKLITKDFVKEKYLEYRQVPGSDPPRYEFLWGPRAHTETSKMKVLEFLAKVNDTVPSAFPDWYEEASQDEEERAQSRAAARAHTTAMASAHSKATTSARSRAKTSVHTKAMPVAPPTPNKV